In Campylobacter concisus, the sequence TGGCTTAAAACCTAAATTTATATTAAAAATTTTTGCCTTTTTGGACCTTAAGCTGGCATTTACGCTTTAGCACTTATAATCAGCCCCAAACAATGGAGTAAAACTTATGACACTAACTTACAATGCAAAGAAAATTTATGAAAATTGGTTTGAATCAAAAAGTGAGCTTGAAGAGAGCAATGCTAGCTTTTTAGAGGATTATTTAAATTTTTTAGGCGATATTAGTGAAGTGATAAATATTGATGAAAAAACAAGGCTTTCGGTTATCATCGCCTCTCTTTGCGTGAGTAAAGGCGCAAAAAGCTCATTTAAAAGCTTCATTAGGGCTGCTTTAAATGTAGGCATATCAGCAAAAGAGATAAGAGAAATTTTATATCAAGCAGTGCCTTATGCTGGGCTTGGCAAGGTAGAAGATTATATATTTCTAGCTGATGAAATTTTTAATGAGCGCTATATAGAGCCTGAAAATATGCCTAAAAAATCAAGAGAAGGCAGAGGCGAACGAGGCCTTGAGATACAAAGAAAACTCTTCCCATCGGTTGATAAATTTATCGCATCAATGCCAAATGATCAAAAGCATATAATGGAGTTTTTATCGCAAAACTGCTTTGGCGATTTTTATGCAAGAGATGGACTTAGCTTAGAGCTTAGGGAGCTTTTGACATTTGTCTATATCACGACTCTTGGCTTTGCAAAACCACAGCTTTTAGGGCACATTGCTGCAAATTTTGGTATCGGTAACGATAGAGCCAAACTAATAAGCGTTGTTACGACACTTATACCATTTATAGGCTATCCAAGTGCTTTGAATGCATTATCAGCAATAAATGAGATAAGTTCTAGTAAAAATTAAATTTTTAATCA encodes:
- a CDS encoding carboxymuconolactone decarboxylase family protein; amino-acid sequence: MTLTYNAKKIYENWFESKSELEESNASFLEDYLNFLGDISEVINIDEKTRLSVIIASLCVSKGAKSSFKSFIRAALNVGISAKEIREILYQAVPYAGLGKVEDYIFLADEIFNERYIEPENMPKKSREGRGERGLEIQRKLFPSVDKFIASMPNDQKHIMEFLSQNCFGDFYARDGLSLELRELLTFVYITTLGFAKPQLLGHIAANFGIGNDRAKLISVVTTLIPFIGYPSALNALSAINEISSSKN